The genomic window CGGGATGCATAGGCACTTGATTTCTCACAACTCAAAGCTATCAACGCGTGCGTCTCGTAGTTGTCAGGGTTGGGTCGTTGAAATGTCAGCAAAATGTCATCGAAATGCGCATGGCATTCTGAAATCACAGGACGCCTTGTCGCCGATGATTCCTAGCGGCGCAACTTGGCTCAAAGTTTAAGAGCAGTCTCTATCGTTCCTCCTTTGCCATTTCACAGCAGACCTCGTCAACGTGGCTAATGAACGTCGCAAGGAAGACATCGGGGTGACAACTATCCAGCGACGGTTTGTGTCTCGCAGGTACGACAATCTAGTGACAAACTTCAGACGCTTCCGTGACATGCTGCGCCCATAAGGTTCTTAGTTTCTATACATGCAGCGTTGACCGATAGTTCAAGAGATGCAACGAGCTCCTGTCTATTCTGTGCTGCCGCGGGATCCTGATCGACTGAACCACATCTTGATTCCCAAAGAGGAGAAACAATGAAGCGCGTGCAACGAGTGATGCTGGGATGTCTTGCACTTGCAGTAACTGCCGCCATAGGTCAGATGAAAAGTCCGCCTCAACAGCATCGCCCCCCCACCTCTACAAAGGTAGTGCACGCCATCAATCCGGATCGGGGACAGGAGGTATTCAACCAGAACTGCTCCCGATGCCACAATGCGCCAGAAGGATTCTCACCGGGCATTTCCGGTACGATCGCCAGGCACATGCGCGTACGCGCCAACCTTAGTGAGGCAGACTACACGGCACTCTTACGTTTCCTTAGTCCTTAGCTTGCTCGTACGAACCACGCTGCGGTATAGGTGACAGCATTCTGACAATTGAGTAACGACCGCATGACAAGTGCTCTATCAGAAGCCGCTACGGTGAGACGACTAAGGACCGTTAGACGCCGTCAGTAAATAAAATTCGTTGATACCAATCGTCTCGCAACATACGGCAACAAGACATATTCAGGGAGAAATTATGAAAAAGAAGTCTTTGCTTCTAACGCTGCTCATAGGAGCACTCATGGGATCTTCGTTTTCTGCGCCACAGGCTCAGGCGCAGACCGCACCCCAGCGGATCGTGATTATCGCCAAGAGGTTTTCCTACAATCCCGGAGAGATCACTCTCAAAAAGGGTCAACCGGTAGCGCTTGTGTTGAAGAGTGAAGATGTCGCGCATGGATTGCGCTTTCGCGACTTCAATGTCACCTTCAAGGTCAAGGCGGGCGGTACGGAAGAGGTACGGTTTACGCCGGACAAGACCGGAGATTTCATCGGCCATTGCTCCGTATTTTGCGGTTCAGGTCACGGCTCCATGAGCTTGAAGTTACACGTCGTGGAGTAATAATGCGCGTTCTCTCTGTTGCTATCACCGCCGCTTGTATCGCTGGATTGACAGGGTGCAAAGCGAGTCCTCCGGGAAAACTGGAGACGAAGACCATAACCTATGCCAAGCATCGCTATTTTATCGGTAATAGAAATCAGAAAAACCCGTTGCCCGATGCGCCAGAGACTTTGGCCGACGGCAAGGAAGCTTTTTCGCATTACTGCGCCGCCTGTCACGGAATGGATGCTCAAAACACCGGCGTTCCATTCGTCGACCACATATCGCCTCCCATTCCGTCGCTCGCCTCCCCCGAGGTGCAGAGTTACACGGATGGGCAGCTAAAGTGGATCCTCGACTATGGCATCCGACCTTCGGGAATGCCGGGCTCTAAAGGAACTCTAAGTGATGATGAACTGTGGTCGATCGTGGTATTCCTGCGCCATCTGCCACCTGCGGGCAGTCAGGGAACGCCGGATATGTATACGCACTGAGATGCTCCGTGCTTAAGACATCGGTGTGAGGAGTTGTTGCGGCAACGACATAATCATGAACGCAGAGAATGTCACATACGTGGAAGTCAACGGTATAGCATTTACGGTCGGCTTTTTCTTCTCTTTCCGTCTCAGCGTGGTGCTCCTCTCAGTACGTCTTTTAGGGGTTGAGCCAAGCACAGGGGCAGCGCTAAGCCTTGGTTTGGACCTGCTTTTACTCGGTCTCGTCTGCTTTGGTGCGTTGGGCGCCACCCACAGCACATTTCGATCCATGTTGCGGTTATCAAGCATTCGGTGGGTGCTTGTGTTTCTGACATTATCCTGTAGCAGTCTCGTGTGGAGCGAAACTGCGTCTGTGACGGATTCCACTGCTTACTGGTTCGGACTCGTTGCGGACGTTGCAATCGTGGTCTTGCTCCTTCGCAGCGACTCAACAACGAGTGTGTCTCATTCGCTAATGAAGGGATTCATCTGGAGCACCTGTTGTCTTGCGATTGTTGCGTGGATCATGCCCATTCAATCGGATCTTCGCCTTGGAGATGAACAGTTTTTCAATACAAATCAGATTGGAAATCTCTGTGCCTTTGCGGTCTTTCTGGCTCAATATCTCATGAGCCGAAAAGATGGCAAATGGAGAGTGGTGATATTGTTCTTAGTCATTACTCTCTTTCGCAGTCTGAGCAAGACGACGATAGTTGCCTTCCTCATGAGCGAAAGCTATCTGATAATTGCGGACAAGGCTATAAGCAGGAAGACGAAGATTCTTTTGATGGCATCCGCAGGATTGCTCATTCTTGCTTTCTGGGGCTTATTTGAAGCCTATTATGACATTTACACCACTGCTGGCACCCAAGCCGAAACCCTCACGGGCCGCACTGCGATCTGGCTCTATGTTCTGAATGCAGTTTTCGACCATCCTTGGAATCTATGGATTGGACACGGGTTTGATTCCTGGTGGAAGGTTGTACCACCCTTCGGGGATCAGTTTGAAGCAAGACACGCGGAAAACGAGCTTTTGCAGCAGTTTTATGCTTACGGCGTCATAGGCGTCTGCATGCTAATCGGAGTGTACGGTAGTCTTTGGCGGCAGATTCGGTTACTCCCGCGAAGCTCTGTAAAAGTAATGTTCTTTAGCATTCTGCTCTACATTGTTGTGCGCGGCATTGCAGTGGCTGAACCATTCGATCTTTTGCTCCCCTTATGGGCCATCGTGCTGATGAGCGCGCTCATAAATTGTGAAGGTGCGAGAGCGAAAGGTAACGAAGCTATCTTCTTCTGAATAAATGCATCCGGTATACGGGAAGATAGGAGTTTGTCGCTGAAGATCAGCTAAAGAGGGGCATGATGTCTACGAGGCAGGTTATTAAGAACGCACTTAGAAGGCTAAAGCTATGGCTTGTCACAGGAGGCGCCCAGAGGGTGATGATGAAAAATCATCAACTCTTGGGACGTATGGCGAGTTGGCAGGTCCGATCCAGAAAGATGATTTCTTCTCTCCAGGATGTTGAATTCCAGATGAGCTCCCAGTGGGGCGAAGACGGAATTATCGACTGGCTCATCGAGCAATCAGAAATTTCATGCGTTTCACAATCGTTCATTGAATTTGGAGTGGAAGATTATCGAGAATCGAATACCAGATTTCTATTGCAAAATCGTAACTGGCGTGGCCTCATCATGGATGGCAACAAAGCTGTGACCAGGGCCGTTCGAGAAGATGCTCTAATGGCCTCACACGACCTGACCGTCCAGGCTTCATTCATTACGCGAGAAAACATCAACGAGTTGATTGCGAATGCCGGCTTTGGAGGCGACATTGGCCTTCTGAGCATCGATCTTGACGGGAATGACTACTGGGTATGGGAAGCAATACATGTCATTCGTCCCATCATCTGCATTTGCGAATACAACGCGGTCTTTGGCGATATGTTTCCTGTTTGTATACCGTACGAAGCGCAGTTCGACCGTGCGATAGCTCATCATAGTTATCTGTATTTCGGTGCTTCGATTCTCGCTCTTCAGTCTCTGGCGACCAAGAAGGGATACAGGTTCGTCGGTACAACGTCCGCTGGCAATGATGCATTCTTTGTGCGAGAAGATTACGCACGACAATTCGTGGACAAGTCGCTGCAAAGCGTAGGGGCACTCCCGTCTTTTTTTCGAGAGTCTCGAGATAGATTTGGCCGACGCAACTATATCGGTGGGGTGGAAAGACTAAAAGAGATCGCAACATTGCCCGTAGTGAATGTTGTGACTGGTGAAACGGTTCGGCTTGGCGATCTGGAATCGATCTATAGCAAGGAATGGCTATCTGCTATGACAGGAGAGAACAAGGGTTCCTGACATGTAGGGGCACTCTTTCATCCCAACGTGATGGCTAAGAGTCCAATACGCTCAAATTGTCATCCGATTGTAATTTAATCGCCCTTTGCGAGTAGAAATGAGCTTATTGCGATCAGAATAGAATGGTGAGGATCTAGATCATGATCCATGAGATGGAATTGGCGACAGAAATCCAAAACGAAATCCTGCCGACGGTGAGCCTCGGCACCATCCTCATCATTGAAGATGATCCTCGCATGCAAAAGGTGCTACGCAGGATCTTTACTGAAGAGCGCTATGCCGTTGTTGTCGCGGGTGACGGTCAAACCGGGCTGGATCTGTTTCGCAGCGAGCACCCGCTCGCGGTGGTCCTCGATTTGATCCTTCCGAATATTTCCGGACGAGAACTCTGTCAAACCTTCAAGGGCCTTTCCGCTGAAACGCCGATCGTAATACTCAGCGCGATCACGGAAGTCGCGGATAAAGTGTTGCTTCTTGAACTGGGGGCCGACGATTATGTCACCAAGCCCTTTAGCCCAAGGGAACTCATGGCCAGGGTTCAGGCAGCCATCCGCAGACAACGCAAGCCGGCGCCGCCAACGATCTATCGCTTCGCTGACTGCGAAGTCGACTTTAGGAAAATGACAGTCCGACGCGGCGGGAGGCCTGTCGTTCTAACCGCTCATGAGTTCAAACTCCTGAAGTTTTTCACCGAAAATGCCGAGCGCGTCCTGACCCGCGATGTCTTGCTGAACGAGGTCTGGGGATATAATTTCTATCCGACTACCCGTACTGTGGATAATCAGATACTGAAGTTGCGTCAAAAGCTGGAGCCGGATTCTGCAAATCCGAAGCATCTGTTGACAATTTATGGTGCAGGATACAAATTTGTCCCATGATGCTCATCCCGTCCAACATCTAGAAGCCGAAGGCCTCACGCAAATAGCGCGCATACGAGAGAACAAGGGCCTTCGAACGTATGTGCTTCTTATCGTCACCATGGCGTTAGTGATCGCTCTTGTGACTGGCACTAGTCTCTTGTTGATTCGCCACCAGTTGAGAGAGCAGGTGACAGCCGATTTTTCCCAGGATCTAGATCACTCGGTCGTTGCCTTCCAGAACCTTCAGGCCGAGAGACTGGGAGCCCTGGGGCGCGAGAATGCTCTCCTTGCAAAACTGCCTACTCTGAAGGCGCTCATGACCAGTGGAGACGATCTCACGATTCAGGATGGAGCCGCCGAGTTCTGGCAACTCAGCGGTACTGACCTTTTTATGCTTGCCGATCCGAGCGGACGGGTTGTGGCAGCCTATGCAAGAAATGCCCCGGACGACAACACTCTTCGCCAGGGAATGAAGATTTTGCTGGCTTCTTCGACGAAGCGCTATTTGATCGACGGTAGATCGCTGTACGCCTGTGCTCTGCGCCCGCTCTA from Granulicella sp. L56 includes these protein-coding regions:
- a CDS encoding cupredoxin domain-containing protein, translating into MKKKSLLLTLLIGALMGSSFSAPQAQAQTAPQRIVIIAKRFSYNPGEITLKKGQPVALVLKSEDVAHGLRFRDFNVTFKVKAGGTEEVRFTPDKTGDFIGHCSVFCGSGHGSMSLKLHVVE
- a CDS encoding c-type cytochrome, encoding MRVLSVAITAACIAGLTGCKASPPGKLETKTITYAKHRYFIGNRNQKNPLPDAPETLADGKEAFSHYCAACHGMDAQNTGVPFVDHISPPIPSLASPEVQSYTDGQLKWILDYGIRPSGMPGSKGTLSDDELWSIVVFLRHLPPAGSQGTPDMYTH
- a CDS encoding O-antigen ligase, producing MNAENVTYVEVNGIAFTVGFFFSFRLSVVLLSVRLLGVEPSTGAALSLGLDLLLLGLVCFGALGATHSTFRSMLRLSSIRWVLVFLTLSCSSLVWSETASVTDSTAYWFGLVADVAIVVLLLRSDSTTSVSHSLMKGFIWSTCCLAIVAWIMPIQSDLRLGDEQFFNTNQIGNLCAFAVFLAQYLMSRKDGKWRVVILFLVITLFRSLSKTTIVAFLMSESYLIIADKAISRKTKILLMASAGLLILAFWGLFEAYYDIYTTAGTQAETLTGRTAIWLYVLNAVFDHPWNLWIGHGFDSWWKVVPPFGDQFEARHAENELLQQFYAYGVIGVCMLIGVYGSLWRQIRLLPRSSVKVMFFSILLYIVVRGIAVAEPFDLLLPLWAIVLMSALINCEGARAKGNEAIFF
- a CDS encoding response regulator transcription factor, which translates into the protein MIHEMELATEIQNEILPTVSLGTILIIEDDPRMQKVLRRIFTEERYAVVVAGDGQTGLDLFRSEHPLAVVLDLILPNISGRELCQTFKGLSAETPIVILSAITEVADKVLLLELGADDYVTKPFSPRELMARVQAAIRRQRKPAPPTIYRFADCEVDFRKMTVRRGGRPVVLTAHEFKLLKFFTENAERVLTRDVLLNEVWGYNFYPTTRTVDNQILKLRQKLEPDSANPKHLLTIYGAGYKFVP